The nucleotide sequence AAGGTCTTTAACTTCTTCCTTATGAAGAATTTAAATGAGTTTGATAAAACTTGAGTTATAGTCAATTAAGTataaaaaaacagataaaatgTTTTAGCCTAGTTTACGAGTGATTGACGCAAATTGAAATTATACGGATAAATGTTTTTGTTAAACCAGCCAAGCAATGGAATAAATAGCATGAAAAACGCAAAAGGAAAATCATTGTAGCATAGTTTAATGAACTTGTACAGTACGTGAACTGAACTGAACATTGAAGACATGGttacaattgatttttgatCTTTGAAGAACACGTTGGAAGGAACGCTAGTAAGGACGCTAAAATAAAACAACTAAAACCGAGACTAAAACCATTCTAATATGTCGAATTTTCTAatcaaaatatctttttttaataataaaaattatgtttagTGAACAAAATACCATGTTACCTAAATTGTTCACATATAATCCAGAGAATATTTATTAGCATAAATGAACTTATTTCCTGAAGTATAACGTCTTtgaattaagaagaaaaaaattaaaagtggattTGTTTATCAAACGTTACGGGTTaagtttaaatttgaaaaacatcaTAGTCTTATGGGCTCTACagattagaaaaaattatgtccatattgaagtatttttcctatacaagcgtacggaatttccttcaatatggacataaatttctctagtgtgtagagaccattaggGAAAGATGTAATGAGAATAATGTGTTCATTACTTCCTGTGATCCTTTAACTATTCCAAagtttatatgaaaaatttcaatatttgtaaACTATTGAAAATGCTCAATAATCATAATTTTCATTCTCGTTAAGTAAGATTATTAAATAATGTTACAAATATGGGACACGGATTTGGACTCACACTGTAAATCTTACAATGAAAtaagaatttataaatattggaaaattacGACTTGGAAAATGTGCAGTtttttgaaaacatatattACCCACAAATGAGGGTGTATTTCCGTTAAGGAAAACCGTTTATGTCTGTAGAAATTTAATAAGCCCAAGAATCACTTTCACACGTCTCGTCCttttttcacagaaaaaaaagtcaacacACAAGTCACTGCCAGCCACAGAATTTTTTTCCACCCCCAAAATCAGTGAAAGTATTTACTCTTCTACCCTCGACCACCCGACCAACCACCTAAGAATCGATCCTTGTGTGGTTTTTCAACATTACCTCGAGGGCAAATGGGCCCCATTTTGTCGTTTGTCTCTTCAGTGACTTTTTTCCTTCCCCCCCAATCCATTACCCCCAacaaaaatttcttcttttggGGTTGAGTTGCCTGTGTTTTCCTTATGTGGAAAATGCTAAGCTCCAATATATGACAGAAACTTGCGAATGGATCTCCGTTTGGAATTACTGTGTTTGTTGCCGCTGGgcaaaaatttttgttcaatgtgcaaatttttgagagaaaaatccTCCAATgacaaagtaatttttctctctcACAATTTGTTCTTTCCTTTTGTGGTGTTTCACCCTCATACGAAGAAAGTTTTTCAAAAGGGAATCCAaggcatacaaaaaaaaaagagtaagaaaaatTGCGTTGAGTGGATGGTTTGGGCAAAAACAAAGCTGTAAAAAAAGTCCTTTGCAGGAATATTTCACCGAATGGAAAACTGAGGGGTGGTTGGGAGGGCTGTAGATGTCTCCTCTGAGACGTTGTAGTGGGGCCAAAAATAGCCCGTGAAAATAGTCAGAGACACGCATAAAAAGGTCAGCAGCGCTAATTTGAGCTGGGGTCATTCAGCTCACGCATTTTTCCAGTCTCAACTAGGGTGGATTCAATctctttttgctattttgtttagaaatttaggatcaaattttgaatttgttatgccctagatacgcttacgacttaagccgagagacgacttagtggaaaatgatggaaatgcagtttGAATATTATTCCTAATATAATTACGCAAAGCcgtgtctcggctaatcctcaggtctgtcaaggcccttagctaaatacaaaaaaagtaTCATTCATACTGTTAGAAAAAATCTCCTCAAAGAGAACAAGAGGTTGATGTTTAATAGTGcagtgttaaaatttttaaaagtgaaacaatttaaaagttcacgaaaacttgaaaaatttctaaCTATCACGCTcctatagaaaatttcacactctacaactttgtacaatgcaattttcttctattttaaaagaaaaatttgtttttgagcCATTTTCTAAAGTCCATTCAAAGATCTCAACAATTCTGAAGAAAATACTGATTGGTATGGGGAAGTggtgcacctttgaaaatggggcacctttaaaattggaatttttctcctatatataagtggaactaagccatatcacaatgtaatttagcatctaaatctgtttgtgcacctgaattatatcacgataaggctcaattttgtttaaaaataggtgaaaaatctcaatttcaaaggttccccactttcaaaggtgtctcacttccccctaaggcgtaatttgtaatatttttatttgtttgatatttaaaaaaaatctccaagatatttgtaataatttctgaaaatttcatattgatcGGTTCATTagtaaattcacaaaaaatcacaataaaactttaattttgggGATTCTGGTAGACATGTATTACCCCTTAAAACAAATAGTTTTGAAAcataaattggaaaaaaatatcagtgaggaaaattttctacaagGTGGTAGATTTCATTATACATagcatttgtattttttatattccTCTCTCGGAAaggcttaaaatttttgagCCTTCAAGGAGGTCTATGAAATGAAGAGATAAGGGTGAAAATTTAAAGTCTCAGTCTCTCTTAAGAACCCTTCATTTTTCGAGAAATTCTTATGGAAATAGATATTTTGATAACGCGATTTACGTGCATAATGTAAGTTAAAGATTggcttaaaaatattaaatttaaaagtctcgaaagatatcaaattttataattctcagggagtttttttttagtcttttccTTAGTTTAGCTTTAAATGATGGCATAAAAGTGGCCAAAAAGAGGTTAATCCACTCTACATATGCGAAAGCAATGGACAAAATGTTGGAAGTGTGGTGTTGAAATAAGAAAAATCAATAGCTAAATTCCGACGGAATATCTTCTGGTGAGCAATATCTCGGAATATGATGGAATCTTGGCGATCATGGGGCTATTTTTGGTACGAAATCATATGACTTGTTTGTCCGCGAATAAACTAAAAATCCCACGCACACTGACCACGTGGAATATCTGGAGAATTATGAAGGTCTTCGTCGGGCATTATAGGAGAATTCACTATACTCTATTCTATGCAACATGTTGGATATGCCAGGAGGCTCCATCATCAATATTATGAGAGGCTGTTTTCAGATTGTGAATAAACAAGTTCCAATACGTTGCAATAATAATGGTATTAGTGGGATGTGTTTAGCACAAATTTACAATGTAAACATATGGGGCTTGCTCCCAACACGACCCGAATACTAATTCCTCCAGGGGCGGTATAGTTCCCGAGCACTATCACATCGCCTTTTCACGTGCTTATCTTCGCACGAGTGGTCAGAGGATGAGGAAGACACTTGGTACCCCAGACACTATAGTCTCAATATCAATAACATCATGCCCGTGATTGCAATTTGAAGTAACTCTGAGAAGCtaagaaggaaaaaaatcagCACTTTGGACCCAAGGTGCCGTCGGATAACTATAAGGGAggcaaaatacagaagaaaattatCTGAATTTGGGGCAAGAAATATCACTGGGCTTTTTTCACTCACCACCTCTTGAGATGTATAGCTTTTCTTCTTTCTTGTGGCATTTGATACTTATAAATATCAAATTACCACCGAGAAGGCCAAGTTTCCAATCAAGAAGACCCTCTTGGCCTCTTGAAAATAATCAATAGATCCTTATACGGGGTGAAAAGAATAGGGGCTCATGGATGACAATATTGTGTATGTCAAGGCAGAAGGAGCTTTTAATAGGCGAAAATTCATTTCCATTTCATTTTGCTCAGGTATGGATTCACTTTTATAGGATCTTCGATTTTGCTTGTATAAGCCTCTTATTATTGAGAACATTATTAAAACCTTACCACTTACTTTCGGAATCAGACTTAAAATCTCTAAATCCtgtcttcatttttttattttatcgtaTTTCTCGTTCAATGTTGAACATATTGCACATTTTAAAGCTTCTATTTTATTGTGAGACTTTTTAAATAGCTTAAAAATGGAGCATAGACATTTCTGGTGTCCCAGATATTTTTCCATCATAAGATCGAACTCCTACGTCCAGGGCATCAAATAAATGGGAAGCCAGAGGAGGTAACATCACAAAAGCTCATTGAAAGTCACTCGGGCAAATTGCGCAGCTTTCATAATTCAATAGTATTCCGTTATAGGAAAGAATATGATTATGATGAATGAAATATACTTTTTGCTATCATTCAAGCCATTTACATAGAATTTTTCTATATATCTCAATTTATAAGAACTTTATTTATAAGAAAAGAAAGATTTTCGCGAATGCCTAGTAGAAGCACGTATTTGATATGCTTTTCCCGTTTTGAAAATAGAATTTTACAGATATGTCGAGGGATATATCATAATAAATGATGAGGTAAAGAATGAAAGTGGCAAACGAAAAATCAATACTATCTGCCGTACTAGCTTAAATGAGATGGtgagataaatttaatttcaattcagcATTTAAATCCACAAAAAGCTTCATATAGTGCTTTTCCACATAATATCCAAATATAATTGGGATAATGTTGCACCATACATTTTCATCAAGAATGTATTCATGAAATTATTTGAAACATATGCATTTTGGTGCTGTGAATTTTGGAGACGAATTCTTTGTTTCTCTAGCTGAAAAACTTCCACAAAATTAATTCATATTTATTGTTCGGGGAAGCATGAACTATCATCCCATGGATTTCCAGATAGTCAGGATAGTACCATGAATATTTATATGAAGTTCATATTTGTGCGAATTCTCCAGAATCACTCCTGGGACTAACTACATTCTGTTTATCTGTAATTTGAAAACATAGATGAAAATGTTTCTCCCAAGTTCTGGGAAGCTATCTTCCATTCCTATAAGTATTATGTGAAAGTGGTTGAGAAAAAGAGGTAAATTTTGGACCTTGTGGACGGATTGAGTGATGTAATATGCCCGAGGGAATGTTTGCAAGATAGCTTTAAACGAAAGTTATGGCAATATTTGGAATTCACAATCTATTTCCAAAAACTTTCTCTCCATATACCGCGCATACACCTCATGTGAATTGGATGTTTATTCACTTTGGCTGTATATCATCTATTTTTACTCGATAACTCCCGATAGTGAATGCAAATCATTATAGAGATTTAACACAATGATTTAACGTGTGAGGTTTGATTAATCGCAAAGTACATTGTTGTTATGCAAAAATATTGATTAGGAAAATTCACattctcaaattttcatttaaattcttTGGATTATAATTTAGGTGAAATAGTAATTTTATTCCCTCTATTTAATTAACACGACTATCTAAAATCCCATCATTTGTATTTCTCAATTGCAAAAAGCTTCACAATGCTCACTTTCGTATTGTGATCTATTCATTTTAAGCATATAGGATCAAAATGTATTGGAGCTTCAAGATCTTGTGTCACGACATATTGGCACCCTATTTCAGGGGTGTGCCAGAATTGtttaaactgaataaaagtcttaataagtttgttcaggtagcgttttgaccgttttgaccattgacgttcaAGTTTCATTttacgtttgttcggtttcaaacggttcttacaCACCTCTTCCCTATTttataccatttgggatatggaATTTTATCggccttactgtgttatcacacttgcacattaaaattttaatatgattcacattaattgttgctggtgagagtccaaatgtgtaatttgtgtgtttaaatcattttatattcaaaatttgatctatttgttgataaaaaggtagacttggcccgcaaaatttgatataaattgatttatagcattaatgcgattttctctttaatttttaatgtgaaaaatatttatgctttaggtaaatttaaacttatttttgcaagccaagtccacttctttatcaataaatagaaaaaccccaaacattttaatgtgcaagtgtgataacgccgttataggAAGgggtaaattaatgaaaaagcgtcatattacttgcattttatttagATACAATAATTAAACCCTGAGAAAATACTtttaagtttgtaaaatttgatttaatttcaatttaatctttttatttattcttagtTAAATCTCTTTTGATTTCGTTCaatgaaaatagtaaaaaaaggcaaataaaCTTAATTAAAACACAAACTTTTGTTAAATTGGAAACTTGTAATAAgacaatataataataataatccataATTTAATCATCGAAATAAATAGttgtaaaaattgtgtaaacatATGTATGTTTACATACACCTGGcatgaattaaaataattttaagctgTTTTGTATAACCTGCGTACTAAGATACATTATTATGTACGAATCTATacgaaatttattaatttttcccaaacaatgaaataataattaattttttcgaagtttcaatttataaattatctaaaattgcAAGAAACTTTGCGGTGTTTAAGGATCGTTTTTACACTAAATGATTTTTCCTCGTAAGAACATCTTGTGCTCTgtgtaatatttcttttttcgtTAAAATCAGTGCATGAGACATGAAACTTTGGAGAAGTCATCAAAGTGTGAGATTTCTGTGGCCTCTTGAATTAACAATTTTGCTACTGGTGCAAGTGACACGGAAAACATTGTAGGGGAGTCTCTTCGTGGTGGATTTTAGGCTTATTCTTCCAAGCATCTTTTCATCTGTGATCCTGTCACTTCTTCTTCACACAGCTGTGACTCTCTACGGCCTTTTCGCAGTCCAGCTGGTGCTCTTCCTCTCTGTCTAGTGCTTTCTCCAAACACTTACTCCAGTCTCGAGTATCTGACTTAGTCAGTGACACAATTGCTCATACTTGAGAAGTGGAGGACGCCGGTCAACCAGCAGTTGATCACATATCAGTGACTTTCCCACTCATACTTATTTGCTGCTATCGTGGGTGGATGAGCAATAGTGCAATGGTTGCCGTTGCGATTTGTTGTATTCTGGTCCTCCTTGCCGTCTTCATTGTCATCATCATAGTTGTGGGGCAAACAATGGGAGAGCCAAAGTGAGACAAGCTTCAATTGGGGCCTGGCACTTTTCCGGATGGATAGCAAAGGCCCCCCATTTGTTAGTTAGCCGCTACTTAGCTG is from Phlebotomus papatasi isolate M1 chromosome 1, Ppap_2.1, whole genome shotgun sequence and encodes:
- the LOC129799172 gene encoding uncharacterized protein LOC129799172 → MSNSAMVAVAICCILVLLAVFIVIIIVVGQTMGEPK